The proteins below come from a single Malus sylvestris chromosome 3, drMalSylv7.2, whole genome shotgun sequence genomic window:
- the LOC126617313 gene encoding uncharacterized protein LOC126617313, which produces MENRMTAKVGAASAVEPRTVEMSGTTMTPASSAGTQKVSMFAARAGFVIPKNKLSGSPVFRGSKNLGAGDAVSGESKKQIQRKTKWGPDLTQDASVKKGRALAYQVPLLSDITACLVVQILSRLGWIKLHKRLKSGMLEDENDEDLLSAPQDLHHKSKSSKHEIDTKLELEKQEAIGAFDSFLRLYGYTFLYVILWIA; this is translated from the exons ATGGAGAACAGGATGACTGCAAAGGTTGGCGCTGCATCCGCAGTCGAACCTCGCACTGTTGAGATGTCTGGTACAACGATGACACCTGCATCATCAGCTGGTACACAAAAGGTCTCCATGTTTGCTGCCAGGGCTGGATTTGT CATACCGAAAAACAAGCTGTCGGGT tctCCTGTCTTTCGCGGAAGTAAAAACCTAGGAGCCGGTGATGCGGTTAGCGGAGAAAGTAAGAAACAGATTCAGAGGAAAACAAAATGGGGCCCTGATCTCACCCAGGATGCTTCTGTCAAAAAGGGAAGAGCTTTAGCTTATCAG GTGCCACTACTAAGTGATATTACTGCCTGTTTGGTGGTACAAATTTTGAGCAGACTCGGGTGGATCAAATTACACAAAAGGCTGAAATCTGGAATGTTAGAGGATGAGAATGATGAGGACCTACTATCAGCACCTCAAGATCTGCACCACAAATCCAAATCCTCTAAGCATGAAATTGACACAAAG TTGGAACTTGAAAAGCAGGAAGCCATAGGTGCGTTTGACAGCTTTCTTAGATTATACGGTTATACCTTCCTGTATGTTATATTATGGATTGCATga